The Verrucomicrobiia bacterium genome contains a region encoding:
- a CDS encoding aldose epimerase family protein, with the protein MKTHLPRKSVPLLFSAGLGLALLAGCASHKCCCSTGADAITKAPFGTADGQEVDLYTLSNKRGAVATIMNYGGIVTSLKVPDENGNLVDVVLGYDNLDGYLTNSPYFGALIGRYGNRIAKGKFTLDGVAYSLATNNYPNALHGGVKGFDKRVWTATPMETKDGPALKLTYHSADMEEGYPGNLNVTAVYTLTDDNALKLVFTATTDKDTIVNLTHHSYWNLSGRGDILDHLVYINADKFTPVDATLIPTGELRPVQGTPFDFTKPTAIGARINADDPQIKYGPGYDHNWVVNQKKPGQLTLDARVTSPDSGITMEVYSTEPCLQFYAGNFLDGTITGKGGRVYNFRNAFCMEPQHAPDSPNEPSWPSVVLKPGQTYHNTIIYKFTARK; encoded by the coding sequence ATGAAGACACATTTGCCAAGAAAGTCTGTCCCGCTCCTGTTCAGCGCCGGTCTGGGCCTCGCCCTGCTGGCCGGATGCGCCTCTCACAAGTGCTGTTGCAGCACTGGCGCAGATGCCATCACCAAGGCGCCGTTCGGCACGGCGGACGGGCAGGAGGTGGACCTCTACACCTTGAGCAACAAGCGGGGCGCCGTGGCCACCATCATGAACTACGGCGGCATCGTCACTTCGCTGAAGGTGCCGGACGAGAACGGCAACCTGGTGGACGTCGTGCTGGGCTATGACAATCTCGACGGCTACCTGACCAACAGCCCCTATTTCGGCGCACTGATTGGCCGCTACGGCAACCGCATCGCGAAGGGGAAGTTCACCCTCGACGGCGTGGCCTACAGCCTCGCGACGAACAATTACCCGAACGCGCTGCACGGCGGCGTCAAGGGCTTCGACAAGCGCGTCTGGACCGCCACCCCCATGGAAACCAAGGACGGCCCGGCCTTGAAGCTCACTTATCACAGCGCGGACATGGAGGAAGGGTATCCCGGCAACCTGAACGTGACCGCCGTTTACACGTTGACGGACGACAATGCGCTCAAGCTCGTCTTCACCGCCACCACGGACAAGGACACCATCGTCAACCTGACGCATCACTCGTATTGGAATCTGAGCGGCCGCGGGGACATTTTGGACCACCTCGTTTACATCAACGCGGACAAGTTCACGCCGGTCGATGCCACACTGATTCCCACCGGCGAACTGCGTCCGGTCCAAGGCACGCCGTTCGACTTCACCAAGCCCACGGCCATCGGCGCCCGCATCAACGCCGATGACCCGCAGATCAAATATGGCCCGGGCTACGACCACAACTGGGTGGTCAACCAGAAGAAGCCCGGCCAGCTCACGCTGGACGCCCGCGTGACCAGCCCCGACAGCGGCATCACCATGGAGGTTTATTCCACCGAGCCGTGCCTGCAGTTTTATGCCGGCAACTTCCTCGACGGCACCATCACCGGCAAAGGCGGGCGCGTTTACAATTTCCGCAACGCCTTCTGCATGGAGCCACAGCACGCGCCGGATTCACCGAACGAGCCAAGCTGGCCGTCGGTCGTGCTCAAGCCCGGCCAGACGTATCACAACACCATCATCTACAAGTTCACGGCCCGGAAATAA
- a CDS encoding sodium:solute symporter — MNSFLMPMLAVGQSQATLTGLDWAAIAAYFGILLCVAWWVVSKNRDTAADYFLAGRNLGWWVIGASIFASNIGSEHIVGLAGSGAKNGVALAHYELHAWCLLVLAWVFVPFYARSMVFTMPEFLEKRFSTKSRYVLSIVSIVTFIVSKIAVGIFAGGVVFGTLLPEVHIGNIGSFWIGSISVILLTGIYTMIGGMRAVAYTDAVQVIVLIGGSALLTFYGLSTLGGGEGISHGWSEMRRLCGSDMLNLWKPLVPAGQLSTWSPVIDKDAAGNIVKQAWYFNSNFPWLGMAICAPVIGLWYWCTDQYIVQRALGAPNQKVAREGSIFAAFLKLFPVYLFIIPGLICYALVKSGTVPTLTAAFNDPTGEGSQGAFPMMVKYLLPAGLRGIVVAGLLSALMGSLAGVFNACSTLFTVDIYEKLRPKASQSEIVRMGRIATAIMIAIAIAWLPVVKGAKGLYDYLQSVQGYLAPPIFVVFFFGVFWKRLNAKGCLWSMIIGFVVGMFRMLVDTPVTMSQGKFTYAEGSFLWIINNINFQYFSILITIISAIVMVVVSYLTPPPDEAQIRGLTFATATAEDKAATRASWDWKDVTASCIIMVCITFAYLYFRG; from the coding sequence ATGAATAGCTTCCTCATGCCCATGCTGGCGGTCGGTCAGTCCCAAGCCACCCTCACCGGGCTGGATTGGGCGGCGATCGCCGCCTATTTTGGCATCCTCCTCTGTGTTGCGTGGTGGGTGGTCAGCAAGAACAGGGATACGGCCGCTGATTACTTCCTCGCCGGGCGCAACCTGGGGTGGTGGGTCATCGGCGCATCCATCTTTGCGTCCAACATCGGCTCCGAGCACATCGTTGGCCTCGCCGGATCCGGCGCGAAAAACGGGGTGGCGCTCGCCCATTACGAACTGCATGCCTGGTGTCTCCTCGTGCTCGCCTGGGTGTTTGTGCCGTTCTACGCCCGCTCGATGGTTTTCACGATGCCGGAGTTCCTGGAGAAACGATTCTCCACCAAATCCCGTTACGTCCTCTCCATCGTTTCAATCGTGACGTTCATCGTCTCGAAAATCGCGGTCGGAATTTTTGCCGGCGGCGTCGTATTTGGCACTCTCTTGCCGGAAGTGCATATCGGCAACATTGGTAGCTTCTGGATTGGTTCCATCTCCGTCATCCTGCTCACCGGTATCTACACGATGATCGGTGGTATGCGCGCCGTGGCATATACGGATGCCGTTCAGGTGATCGTGCTCATCGGTGGCTCGGCGCTGCTCACCTTCTACGGTTTGAGCACTCTTGGCGGTGGTGAAGGCATTTCCCACGGCTGGAGTGAAATGCGCAGGCTTTGCGGTTCAGACATGCTCAACCTTTGGAAACCGCTCGTTCCCGCCGGTCAGCTTTCAACCTGGTCCCCGGTAATTGATAAGGATGCCGCCGGAAATATTGTGAAGCAGGCCTGGTATTTCAACAGCAACTTCCCCTGGCTCGGCATGGCCATCTGTGCGCCGGTTATCGGTCTCTGGTATTGGTGCACCGACCAATATATCGTTCAACGCGCACTCGGCGCTCCGAACCAAAAGGTCGCCCGCGAAGGCAGCATCTTTGCCGCATTCCTGAAGTTGTTCCCCGTTTATTTGTTCATCATCCCCGGCCTGATTTGCTATGCGCTGGTTAAAAGCGGCACGGTTCCCACTCTCACGGCGGCGTTTAATGATCCCACGGGCGAAGGGTCGCAAGGTGCCTTTCCCATGATGGTGAAGTATCTCTTGCCAGCCGGATTGCGCGGGATTGTGGTGGCGGGCCTGCTTTCCGCGTTGATGGGATCGCTCGCCGGTGTGTTCAATGCCTGCTCGACCCTCTTCACGGTGGACATCTATGAAAAACTCCGCCCGAAAGCGTCGCAAAGCGAAATCGTCCGCATGGGCCGTATTGCCACGGCAATTATGATCGCCATCGCGATTGCCTGGCTGCCGGTCGTAAAGGGCGCCAAGGGCCTTTACGATTATCTGCAATCGGTCCAAGGCTACCTGGCGCCGCCTATTTTTGTGGTGTTCTTTTTCGGCGTGTTCTGGAAGCGGCTTAATGCGAAAGGTTGTTTGTGGTCCATGATCATCGGTTTCGTCGTCGGCATGTTCCGCATGCTGGTGGATACGCCGGTAACCATGTCTCAGGGGAAGTTTACTTATGCGGAAGGCTCGTTCCTCTGGATTATTAACAACATCAACTTCCAGTATTTCAGCATTCTCATCACCATCATTTCGGCCATCGTCATGGTGGTGGTCAGCTACCTGACCCCGCCGCCGGATGAAGCCCAAATCAGGGGCCTGACCTTTGCCACCGCCACGGCCGAGGACAAGGCTGCAACCCGAGCAAGCTGGGATTGGAAGGATGTCACAGCGTCCTGCATCATCATGGTGTGCATCACCTTTGCCTACCTTTATTTCCGAGGTTAA
- a CDS encoding ROK family transcriptional regulator produces the protein MVDTKTRALPSSLRRSNERTLLWLLMRTGAASRAQLAKAAGISQPTCGKIIDELIELGVAREVEDNGAPRDRAGRPGRMVHLDATQPRFLAIQFDVVETSFALVPVGAPVQDRWDLTRPTTDSAHGWLRQAHAVARKLTADDLWGVLVSTPGIVDEKAGRVIFSPNLHWTEKADLAALISQVWDVPVILVQENRAAALGHLYGGSQSQNFLLVDFGHGVGGAIIEGGRLFHSPLPLNSEFGHTPIPGNHRQCGCGATGCLETKLSRAGLLRSFVEANRGQPEEWAALLEHVQTQGIRPWLAESLDAAASVIAGALNVLGIRRVVVTGSLAEMPPRVLEHLADGIRQGSLWGRFGEVVCEGAPHRRIAGLVAAGVDRLLVPADGRRKFATA, from the coding sequence ATGGTGGACACCAAAACACGGGCGCTCCCTTCTTCCTTACGCCGCAGCAATGAGCGGACGTTGTTGTGGCTGTTGATGCGCACCGGCGCCGCGTCGCGCGCGCAGCTCGCCAAAGCCGCCGGCATCAGCCAGCCCACCTGTGGCAAAATCATTGATGAACTGATCGAACTGGGGGTGGCCCGGGAAGTGGAGGACAACGGTGCGCCGCGCGACCGTGCGGGCCGGCCGGGCCGCATGGTGCATCTGGACGCCACCCAGCCACGGTTTCTGGCGATTCAATTCGATGTGGTGGAAACGAGCTTCGCGCTCGTGCCCGTGGGGGCTCCGGTGCAGGACCGTTGGGATTTGACGCGTCCCACCACGGACTCCGCCCACGGCTGGCTGCGGCAGGCCCATGCAGTGGCGCGCAAGCTGACCGCCGACGACCTGTGGGGCGTGCTCGTGAGCACGCCGGGCATCGTGGACGAAAAGGCCGGCCGCGTGATTTTTTCGCCCAATCTGCACTGGACCGAAAAGGCCGACCTCGCCGCGCTGATCAGCCAGGTGTGGGACGTGCCGGTGATTTTGGTGCAGGAAAACCGGGCTGCCGCGCTGGGGCATCTTTATGGCGGCTCTCAGAGTCAGAATTTTTTGCTCGTGGATTTTGGGCACGGCGTCGGCGGCGCAATCATCGAGGGTGGCCGGTTGTTTCACAGTCCGCTCCCCTTGAACAGCGAGTTCGGTCACACGCCCATTCCGGGCAACCATCGCCAGTGCGGTTGCGGCGCCACGGGCTGCCTGGAAACCAAGCTCTCGCGCGCGGGGCTCTTGCGCAGCTTCGTCGAGGCCAACCGCGGCCAGCCCGAGGAATGGGCTGCGTTGCTCGAGCATGTGCAAACCCAGGGCATCCGTCCGTGGCTGGCGGAAAGCCTCGATGCGGCGGCGAGCGTCATTGCGGGTGCGCTAAACGTGCTCGGCATTCGGCGCGTGGTTGTGACGGGCAGTCTGGCTGAAATGCCGCCGCGCGTGCTCGAGCATCTGGCCGATGGCATCCGCCAGGGTTCGCTGTGGGGCCGATTTGGTGAGGTGGTGTGCGAAGGCGCGCCCCATCGCCGCATCGCCGGGCTGGTTGCGGCGGGTGTGGACCGTTTGTTGGTGCCGGCCGATGGCCGGCGCAAGTTTGCCACCGCTTGA
- a CDS encoding AsmA family protein — protein MKKWLLRIVVVIVVLLVVAVVAIGLFLDSGIKKGVETFGPKLTQVSIKLDSVSVSLLSGGGKIKGLEVGNPAGYKAPTAIKLGSASLSLQPGSLLSDKIVIKSIVVESPEITIEGGPKNNNLTKILDNVEAATGGSSTTTNATAASQPSKKLEVDEFILTGAKVNYAPPGLGGKTIPLVIPDIKLTDLGTGPDGITAGDLIKRVMSELTGKIAPVLAEEVGKLGKEALGTAGDTAGKAAGEASKTLKSVTDIFKKK, from the coding sequence ATGAAAAAGTGGCTTCTTCGAATTGTCGTGGTGATCGTGGTGCTGCTGGTGGTCGCCGTGGTGGCCATCGGCCTGTTCCTCGATAGTGGCATCAAAAAGGGCGTGGAGACGTTTGGGCCAAAACTGACCCAGGTATCCATCAAGCTCGACAGCGTTTCGGTTTCATTGCTGAGCGGCGGCGGTAAAATCAAGGGTTTGGAAGTCGGCAATCCCGCCGGCTACAAGGCGCCCACCGCCATCAAGCTCGGCAGTGCGAGCCTTTCCCTCCAGCCCGGCTCGTTGCTGTCGGACAAAATCGTGATCAAGTCCATCGTGGTGGAGTCGCCTGAAATCACCATTGAGGGCGGGCCGAAGAACAACAACCTGACCAAGATTCTGGACAACGTGGAAGCCGCGACCGGCGGCAGCAGCACGACGACCAATGCGACCGCCGCCAGCCAGCCGTCCAAGAAGCTGGAGGTCGATGAATTCATCCTCACCGGCGCGAAGGTCAATTACGCGCCGCCGGGTTTGGGCGGGAAAACCATTCCGCTGGTGATTCCCGACATCAAGCTGACCGATCTGGGCACCGGACCAGACGGGATCACGGCGGGCGACCTCATCAAACGCGTGATGTCCGAATTGACCGGCAAGATTGCTCCTGTTCTGGCCGAAGAGGTGGGCAAGCTGGGCAAAGAGGCATTGGGCACTGCCGGTGACACGGCCGGGAAGGCGGCGGGCGAGGCCAGCAAGACGTTGAAGAGCGTCACGGATATTTTCAAAAAGAAGTAG
- a CDS encoding fibronectin type III domain-containing protein, with protein sequence MMTSQRNRATSFRLLIGLTLGLAAVMLSPCARAEKSLTLAWNPSPDVGVTGYYLYTREENALTPTKTDIGLNTQASVSGLKEGLKYTFTVTAYNAFGLESAPSNEAVFTVPVPLQLRSPTSPTSARSVRFPAAPGRWYELQASTDLQTWNTIWQTGVANTYSWVEFQDLQSPKFQSRFYRLKVH encoded by the coding sequence ATGATGACTAGCCAACGGAACCGCGCCACCTCCTTCCGGCTGTTGATCGGCCTCACCTTGGGCCTCGCGGCGGTGATGCTGTCTCCCTGCGCCCGGGCGGAAAAGTCACTGACGCTCGCGTGGAACCCCAGCCCGGACGTGGGCGTGACCGGCTACTATCTTTATACGCGCGAGGAAAATGCTCTCACGCCCACGAAGACAGACATCGGCCTCAACACCCAGGCCAGCGTCTCGGGGCTCAAGGAAGGTTTGAAATACACGTTCACCGTGACGGCGTATAACGCGTTCGGCTTGGAAAGCGCGCCCTCGAACGAAGCGGTATTTACCGTGCCGGTTCCCTTGCAACTGCGGTCACCAACCTCGCCCACGAGCGCCCGCTCCGTCCGCTTTCCGGCGGCCCCAGGGCGGTGGTATGAATTACAAGCCTCAACCGATCTCCAAACGTGGAACACCATCTGGCAGACCGGCGTGGCCAACACCTATTCGTGGGTGGAGTTCCAAGATCTCCAAAGCCCGAAGTTCCAAAGCCGCTTCTACCGGCTGAAAGTCCACTGA
- the rfbB gene encoding dTDP-glucose 4,6-dehydratase, with the protein MNLLVTGGAGFIGSNLIRHIIDRPEITVLVNLDCLTYAGRLENLADFTQHPRYRFERVDLRDKAAVRDVVQRHQITHVLHLAAESHVDRSITGPGDFIHTNIVGTFHLLEACREAWLPARAGSSDVRFHHVSTDEVYGSLGATGYFTETTPYAPNSPYSASKASSDMLVRAYHHTYGLPAVITNCSNNYGPYQFPEKLIPVVIQSALTRKNIPVYGDGMNVRDWLYVEDHAAALWRVLTAGKNGDTYNIGGNNEWPNLRIVELICDLVDELAPQLGGDSRQLITFVKDRPGHDRRYAIDSAKLQRDLGWSPAYTFERGIRETVKWYLGHQEWVQAVLRSHA; encoded by the coding sequence ATGAACCTACTTGTCACGGGCGGCGCCGGTTTCATCGGCTCGAATTTGATCCGCCACATCATTGACCGGCCGGAAATCACCGTGCTGGTCAACCTGGACTGCCTGACCTACGCCGGCCGGCTGGAGAACCTGGCGGATTTCACGCAGCATCCGCGCTACCGCTTTGAGCGGGTGGATCTGCGGGACAAGGCGGCGGTGCGCGACGTCGTGCAGCGCCACCAGATCACGCACGTGCTGCACCTGGCCGCGGAAAGCCACGTGGACCGTTCCATCACGGGGCCGGGAGATTTCATTCACACCAACATCGTGGGCACGTTCCATTTGCTGGAGGCGTGTCGGGAAGCCTGGCTGCCTGCCCGGGCCGGCAGTTCGGACGTGCGGTTCCATCACGTTTCGACCGACGAAGTTTATGGCTCGCTGGGGGCAACCGGCTACTTCACCGAGACGACGCCTTACGCACCCAATTCGCCGTATTCCGCCAGCAAGGCCTCCAGCGACATGCTGGTGCGTGCCTACCATCACACCTACGGATTGCCGGCCGTCATCACAAATTGCTCCAACAACTACGGGCCCTACCAGTTTCCGGAGAAGCTCATCCCCGTTGTCATTCAGAGCGCACTGACGCGGAAGAACATTCCCGTTTACGGCGATGGCATGAACGTGCGCGACTGGCTTTATGTTGAGGATCATGCCGCCGCGCTGTGGCGGGTGTTGACCGCGGGCAAGAATGGCGACACCTACAACATCGGCGGCAACAACGAATGGCCCAACCTTCGCATCGTGGAGCTGATTTGCGACCTGGTGGACGAACTGGCGCCGCAACTGGGCGGCGATTCGCGCCAGTTGATCACGTTTGTGAAGGACCGTCCGGGGCACGACCGTCGTTACGCCATTGATTCCGCGAAGCTGCAGCGCGATCTCGGCTGGTCACCCGCCTACACGTTCGAGCGCGGCATCCGCGAAACGGTGAAATGGTATCTCGGCCACCAGGAATGGGTGCAGGCCGTTTTGCGTTCCCACGCGTAA